In Bartonella sp. HY038, the genomic stretch AACTGAAAAGCTATTTAGGATAGAGCCAAACTTCTTGGCGCATTTGCAGCTTTCGCCTTTAAAAAAATCAACGAAGATGAAATTCTTGCAAATATTGATCTATAAGAAGGGGTAAAATTTTTAAAGTAGGGATTTACTATTTGATGGCAGCAAATACTCCCAGCGACTATTTATGGCGATTTAAACGCATGTTTTAGTTGGGATGTGAGTTACTGTTTTATTCTTAAGCCAAAAAACAGTTAAATGATTAACTTAGTTAGCCAGAAAAAATTGTTTAGCTAAATTGAAATGTATTTTTAATTATGGTGCTAATAATTGTGAATGTAAATGAAGCGGGAAATGTATTTTGTCATCGTTACATTTGATGATCACAAAAATTATTTAATTATTACGTCAAAGTTGTAACTTTTATGAGTTGTGGAATTTAAAGAAATTTGCTCGTTGTGTGTTAAATATAGTGTTAAATATAGTGTTAAGCTGTGGATAATGTATTGTAAGCTATTGAAAAATATATGTTAATGAAAAGAGTTGGTGGGCAAACCATCGAAAAATGGTGTGCAAATCATCGAAAAACGGTGTGCAAACCATCGAAAGCAAAATATGGTGTGTAAAATATCGTTTATATTGACGCGGTGTGCGAAATGTCGAATAATGAATTATGGAACAAGATCTAAAATCTAAAAAATCACCGCTACTTCCTGCACGAAATGTCCAAAATGATTTTTTCGTATGCGATATATTTGATGCTGTTCCGAAAGGGGATATGGCATCGATGGAGCATCCAATATTTTCACTATCGACAAAGCCAGATTGTCGTATCAGACGATATGAAAATAATGGGATATTTGTAGAAATTACGCCGTCAGTAAAAGGATTAGCAACTATTCATGATCGTGATATTTTAATTTTTGCGATCAGCCAAATTATGGCTGCCCTTAATGAAGGAAAAAAAGTATCTCAATTTTTAAAATTTAAAGCCTATGATTTATTAAAGGCAACCAATAGAACAACCAATGGTCAAGGATATGAAGGGCTTAAGGCAGCTTTAAGTCGATTGCGCGGGACGACCATTACAACTAATATTTTGACAGGTGGCATTGAGCAGACTAAAATATTTGGTCTTATTGAAGAAGCCAATATCATTAGAACAACACGCGACGGTAGAATGCAGGAGGTTGAGATCAAACTTTCTGATTGGGTTTTTAATGCTATCAAACACAATGAAGTTCTTACTTTACATCGAGACTATTTCAGGCTCCGCAAACCGCTAGAACGTCGAATGTATGAATTAGCGCGCAAGCATTGTGGACAGCAAAATGAATGGAAAATTTCTTTAAACCTATTGCACAAAAAATGTGGGTCTACATCGACTGCAAAAGAATTTAAAAGACTAATCCAAAACATTGTAGAACAAAACAAATCACATAAACATATACCAGACTATGCCTTAGACCTTATTGAGACAAGTGTTGTATTTAAAAATCGCCGAACGTTAGAAAAAGAAAAAGCTGCAAATCAAATTTACGGACATATAACACTTAATCCAGAGATTTATCATGATGCACGCACTATTGCGCCTGGGTGGGACATATATTTCATTGAACAAGAATGGCGCAATTGGATGGCAGATTATGATATAGAACCACCTCAAAACGCAGAAAAAGCTTTTATAGGCTTTTGTAAAAAATGGATTGAAAAAAACACATCAAACAAGTTTTGAAAATTTATCATCCAAAAATTTTCCGCCACCAGGGCTTCAATGATTTCTGTAATGTATCAATCAGTTCTTTATGTTCAACAAGAAGGGCTTCTGATTGTTTTTGCCAATTATCCCGCTCTTTTTTTAATTCTAAATTATTATCAGTTAAGTTAGAATTTTTTTCCTTAATAACTAAATTTTCAGACTTTAAATCAGCCAACTCATTTTGCAAAAGTAAAATTTTATTTTGTAAATCGAGGATTTCATCTTTATCGCCGTTATCATTCGTACTTATAAGCAAATTATAAGCATCATTATCTTTATCTAAACGTTCGATTGGAATGCCAATTGTAATTCTATTCTGATTATTTTTTGACTTAGGCCAATTATATTTACTTGCCATTACTCGTATTGATTCAACTGACTTTTTTAGAGTTTTGGAAGCCTCTTTATAAGTCATAAACTTATAATCCTGCATAAAAATCCTCCTTATTTTATAAAAAACTTATAAATTGTTTATAACTTCCTTATAAAAATATCATAAAAATTTAATTATGGACAACAAATAATATGTACTATATATTGTACAATATAAGATTAATTAGTAATGAGAGTAAATTATGAATGTAATTTCTTATTCCAATGCTCGAGCGCAATTAAAAGACGTTATGGACAGCGCAATCCATGATAAACAAGAAGTTGTCGTATCGCGAAAAAACGGTGAAGCCGTCGTTGTTATATCATTAGAGACATGGAACTCTATTAGCGAAACATTGCATCTTCTTTCTACGCCTAATAACGCTTCGCGCTTGCGATCGGCTATTGCACAATTAGATGCCAATAATGGTGAAGAACACGAGCTTATTTAATGAAATTGACATTTTCAACTGAGGCTTGGGAAGATTATCAATATTGGATAAGCACAGACAAAAAGAAGCTTGAACGTATTAATGAAATTATTACGCAATGCCAAAGAACACCCTATAAAGGCATAGGTAAACCAGAACCTTTAAAAGGCGATCTAAGCGGATGGTGGTCAAGACGTATCACACAAGAACATCGAATAGTCTATCGTATTTCAGAGGAGAAACAAGCGCAAAGCTTAGAAATAGCACAATTGCGTTTTCATTATTGATATTATACTATTAAAGATATCTACTATATTTGGTGGAGAAGTCTTTCATGTCTTATAATTTTTTTTATAAGCTGATAGTTCTGTTCTATATCTTAAAGCATTACTATTTTAGCCTCCTAAGGGAGACATTTTCAAAGTACTTACACATAATTGTTCAGGTAGGTAGTTATTAGCAAGATATTCTAATAATATTTACGACAAGGCCGTTATACCTCATAAAACTGGGCGTACTATAACAAGTGTAGAAATTGTATGGCATGAAAAACAAAACATTACTTCAATAAAGCGTGAATTAGATCAACATAAGGTTGGTAAAAAGCGCAACGAACAGGAACAGTGGAAATTATCATCGCAATTCTAAAATTTAGGGAATATGGATAATTTCCTAAAGAAGGTTTTATTTTTTATAGTAAATGGGGTGTAATAGCTCGTGAAGAACAGCCCGCACCAGTTCGCGATATAGATTTGGTTGCGAATGATTTTAGATATTGGTGTTCAGCTAAGTTGATACCTCTTGATAATAAAAACATTGAAAAGACATTTCGTACATTTTGTAAAATACAACCTTCAGTAAAACAATAAAAAAGTCTAATAAGTTATTATAAATATAGCAATAATCGTTTTTGAACCATTTCGAAACTTAGATGAAGACTATAAATTCTTAACTTATAAAGATGCAGCTATTGCTTTGTCTTCAACGGTTGAATCTGTAAG encodes the following:
- a CDS encoding Txe/YoeB family addiction module toxin, whose product is MKLTFSTEAWEDYQYWISTDKKKLERINEIITQCQRTPYKGIGKPEPLKGDLSGWWSRRITQEHRIVYRISEEKQAQSLEIAQLRFHY
- a CDS encoding replication initiator protein A — encoded protein: MEQDLKSKKSPLLPARNVQNDFFVCDIFDAVPKGDMASMEHPIFSLSTKPDCRIRRYENNGIFVEITPSVKGLATIHDRDILIFAISQIMAALNEGKKVSQFLKFKAYDLLKATNRTTNGQGYEGLKAALSRLRGTTITTNILTGGIEQTKIFGLIEEANIIRTTRDGRMQEVEIKLSDWVFNAIKHNEVLTLHRDYFRLRKPLERRMYELARKHCGQQNEWKISLNLLHKKCGSTSTAKEFKRLIQNIVEQNKSHKHIPDYALDLIETSVVFKNRRTLEKEKAANQIYGHITLNPEIYHDARTIAPGWDIYFIEQEWRNWMADYDIEPPQNAEKAFIGFCKKWIEKNTSNKF
- a CDS encoding type II toxin-antitoxin system Phd/YefM family antitoxin, with amino-acid sequence MNVISYSNARAQLKDVMDSAIHDKQEVVVSRKNGEAVVVISLETWNSISETLHLLSTPNNASRLRSAIAQLDANNGEEHELI